Part of the Oerskovia paurometabola genome is shown below.
CCCGAGCGAGACACCGACCGACCCGCCCACGACCGAGCCCGCGCCGGGGAACGGCGCGCACCTCCAGGTGACGGAGCTGCTGCCCGACTCGTCCAACGTCGGGACGGGGGACGGCTACGAGTTCGTCGAGCTGTACAACGCGTCGAGCACCCCCGTGGACTTCGACGACTACACGCTGAACTACCTCTACCCGCTCGACGACCTGACCAACAGCCAGGTCGTGGAGTGGCCGGCCGTGCCGGGCGACGTCGTCGTGCCCGCGGGCGGGACGCTCGTGCTGTGGGTCAAGAACGGCCAGAACGACCACCTGACCGGGGCCGACTTCAACGCGAAGTTCGGTACGCACCTCGTGGCCGGGACCGATCTCCTGGAGATCCACTCGGGCGGCATGGCCAACGCCTCGCCCCGCGGGCTGGAGATCACGACCCGCACGGGCTTCGCGCTCAACCGCGCCTACTACAACCTGGGCGGCGCCAAGGACCCGGTCGCGGACCAGGGCATCCAGTACGCGGCCGACGCGGCCGACGCCATGGTCCAGCGCAAGATCGGCGTGAGCGCCGCGACGCCCGGCGCGGTCTCCGCCGCGCAGAAGCCCGCCGCGCCCGTCGAGGTCCCGGCCGACACGGCCGCGCCGACGGTCGAGGACGCCACCCCGGCGCAGGTCGACCCGGCCGACGAGCTCGCGATCGAGGCGACCGTGACCGACGACGTCCAGGTGCGCTCGGTGCGCCTGCTGCTGCGCAGCGACGTCGACGCCGACTACCAGCGGATCGACCTGGCGGCGGGCCTCGCGGCCGACGGCTCCGGTGCCCGGACCGCCTTCCGGCACGCGATCCACCCGGCCGACCTCACGGGCAAGCGCTGGTACGAGTACGTGCTCGTCGCCTCGGACGGCACGCACGAGACCCGCACGGCCCCGCGCCGGATCGAGATCACAGGCGTCGACACGGCGCCCGTGCGCCTGAGCGTGGCCGAGGGCGAGTTCGTCACGGGCACGACGCCTGTCGCGGCCGCGGGCGACACGTACCCGAGCCCGCTGTCGCTCACGATCGACGGCACGAGAGCCACCCCCGTCGCCCCCGCGCTCGAGGACGAGCCCGTCTTCGCGTTCGAGGCCGGTGGCGTCAACACCTTCTTCCGCAACGGCGTGCTGTCGGGCGGCGAGGTGCTGAACATCTTCGACGACGGCATCTACGAGGGCTACGAGACGATCGCGACCGACGTGCCGCTGCGCATGGTGCGCCAGGGCGACGAGCTCGTCGTGAGCGTCTACGCAGGCACCAAGGCGGCACCGGAGATCGACCCCGACGAGAACAACGACGACTTCCAGATCAAGAACCTTCGCCTGGTCCTGCCCGACGGCCGTACGCTGCGCCCCGCCGGGTACGATGACCCGACCAGGGTCCTCCAGATGGGTGACAGCGCCGGCAAGCTCGACTTCTTCGACGCCCGCTTCACGCTCCCGGACGACGCCTTCACCGCGGTGTCGCACTCCTGGGACACCACGGCCGCGGCCGACGGCGAGCACACGGTCGCCGCGACGGACGGTACCGACTCCGCGCGGGCCACCGTGCTCGTGGACAACACGAGCCCGGTCATCACGACCGACGCCGTGGACGGCACGGACTACCGCGGCGAGTTCACGCTCGACGCGTCCGCGACGGACGCGGGCTCGGGGCTCGCGTCGCTCACCGCGACGCTCGACGGCCAGGCCGTCACCCTCCCGTACGCGACGTCCTCGCTCGTCCTGCCCGACGGCGAGCACACCTTCGCGCTGACGGCGCGCGACGCCGTCGGGAACCGGAGCGAGCGGACCGTGACCTTCACGACCCCCGTCGAGAACCCCGGCTCCGAGGCCGTCTCGCCCGCGGGCGGCACGACGGTCGAGGGCGACGAGGTCGAGCTACGCGCCAAGGTCACCGACCCGAGCGGCGACCGTCTCGACGTCTCGTTCCGCGAGGGCTACCGGCTCGACGACGAGGACGCGGCGGTCGTGACGTCGTCGGGCACGACGCGCGTCGCCGCCGACACCGCGCTCGCCCGTCCCGGTCCGGGCGTGCGCGTCGGCGACCCGGCACGAGCAGACGGCGCGACCACGTCCTCGGACGCGGAGTTCCCCTACCGGACCTACCAGGTCACGATCCCCGAGGACGCGGGCGAGGACTACGCGACCCGCCTCACGTGGGACGGGTCGGCCAACGCCGACGCCAAGGTGCTCCTGTACGTGCTCAACACTGCGACGGGCGACTGGGACGAGGTCGACCGGCACGTCACCGCGGCCGGGGCGACCGGGCCCGAGGCATTCACCCTCGCCGCGACCGTCCCCGCGAAGGACCACGCGCGCGACGGCGTCCTCACGGTGCTCGTGCAGCACTCCGAGGGCTTCGCGGGCGAGGACCTCTCGACGCGCCAGACGCCCGTGACCCCGAACCACCCCGAGGACACGCCGCGATCGTCGTACGACTTCACGCTCGGCTGGGAGTCCGACACCCAGTACTACAACGACTCCTACTACGACCGGCAGCTCGACATCCACGACTACTTCCTGGACCAGCGCGAGGCGACCAACCTCCAGTACGTGTTCCACACGGGCGACATCGTGGACAACCACACCCAGCCCCACCAGTGGGCCAACGCGGACGCTGCCTATTCGATGCTCGACGACGCCGGCCTGCCCTACGGGGTGCTCGCGGGCAACCACGACGTGGGCCACAAGGAGATCGACTACGGGCCGTACTCGCAGCTCTTCGGCGAGGCCCGCTACGCGGCCAACCCCTGGTACGGCGGCTCGTACCAGGACAACCGCGGGCACTACGACCTGGTCACCGCGGGCGGCATCGACTTCCTCATGCTCTACATGGGCTGGGGACCGGGCGACGACGAGATCGCGTGGATGAACGAGGTCCTCGCGCGCTACCCCGAGCGCGAGGCGATCATCAACCTGCACGAGTACATGCTCACGACCGGTGGCCTGGGACCCGTGCCGCAGCGCATCTACGACGAGGTCGTGGCGACCAACCCGAACGTCAAGATGGTCTTCTCCGGCCACTACCACGACGCGTTCACGCGCGTCGACGCGTTCGACGACGACGGTGACGGCGTGACCGACCGCTCGGTCCACCAGATCCTCTTCGACTACCAGGGTCTCCCCGAGGGCGGCCAGTCGTTCCTGCGCCTGCTCCAGTTCGACAACCAGGGGCGGACGATCCACGCCCGGACGTACTCGCCGTACCTCGACCGGTACGGGTCCGACGACCCGTCGCTCGCGCCCGAGCACCAGGACTTCGTGATCCCGTACGCGGCGCTCGGCATCGAGCCGCGGACCAAGACCCTCACGTCGGACGGCTTCACGGCCGAGGTGCTCATGACGCGGTCCATCGCCGAGTTCGACGACGTCGAGAGCGGCACCGAGCTGTCCGCGACGTGGCAGCGCCCCGGCGCGGGCGAGCACGGCTGGTACGTCGTGACCGCCGACCCGTACGGCGGCACCGACTCCTCCGAGGTGTACCTGGTGAACTTCGCCGAGGTCACCCCGGGCGGCGACGGCGGTTCGACGGGTGGCACGGGTGGTACGGGCGGTGCAGGGCCCGGGGGCTCGACGACCGACCCGGGCACGGGAGCCGGCGCCGGTGGGGGCGCCGACACGGGCCTCGGTTCCCGTCTTCCCGCGACCGGGACCCAGGCGGGCCTTCTCGTCGGGCTCGCGCTGCTGCTCGTCGCGGGCGGCAGCGCGCTCGTCGCGCGCAACCGCCGCACGGCCCGCGCCACCGCGAGCGGGGCGGGCGACGGCGGGCAGTAGCCCACCACGCCCACGCCCGACGGCGCCGCTCGCCTTCTCAGGGGAGCGGCGCCGTCGGGCCGTCGGGGCAGGGTAGGGACCCGCACGAGCGCGGGGGCCGCGACCTGTTGCGCCCCGACCCGGCGTGCCTACCATCGGAAAGATGGGACTCTGGGGGAGGGCAGCCCGCAGGGGTGCACTGGGGAGCGTCGACGCGATGGCACAGGACACGAAGGACGAGAAGGACCAAGGGCTCGTGGCGGCCCTCCTGGCAGGAGGGCGGCAGCCCGTCGCGCGGTACACGCTCGACGTGCCCGCCGGCCGGTGGTGGTGGTCCGACGAGCTGTTCGAGATGCACGGCTTCGCGCCCCACGAGGTCGTCCCGACCACCCAGCTCATGCTCGCCCACAAGCACCCCGACGACGTGACCCGGGTGGCCGGCGTCCTCGCCGACGTCACGCGCACCGGCGACCCGTTCAGCTGCATGTACCGGATCGTCGACGCCACCGGGAGGACCCGGATCCTCGGGGTGGTCGGCCAGGGCGACGTCGACCCGGAGACCGGTGAGGTCACGCAGGTCGCGGGCTACTTCATGGACCTCACCGACTCGCAGGAGGCCTTCGCCCAGGCGCACGCGACCCGCGCGGTCTCGGCGTCCGCGGCCCGTAGGGCGACGATCGAGCAGGCCAAGGGCGCACTCATGGTCGTCTACGGCCTCGACGACGACGAGGCGTTCGAGGTGCTCCGGCACCACTCGTCGGTCACCAACGAACCCGTCCGTGAGCTGGCGGCGCGCCTGCTCGGGAGCCTCGCGGGCGATCACGACGGGGCGTCGCTCACGCGGGAGGACCTGGACCACTTCTTCGAGACGCCCCGGCCACCGTCGCCGGCGAGCCAGGTGGGCTAGGGGCGCTCCGCCGTCGGGCTGTCTCCGGCGGAGAGCGTGCCCCCTCCGGCGGTGGGCGAACGCCCCTCGTCGGTGGACGCGCGCCGCGAGAGGCCGACGTCCCCCAGGATGACCGCGAGCAGCACACCGTTCGAGACCCAGTTGATCGCGAGCGGCGACAGCACGGGGTACGAGAGGTAGAGCAGGCCCAGCGCGAGGACGCCTGCGACGTGCGGCACCGACCACGACCCGCCCGTCGCGCGCCGGAACAACGTGTTCCCCACGAGGTAGACCATGCCCGCGCCGCAGATCAGCCCGGCGGTCCACGGGTCGGAGTGCCCCGCGTCCTCGTGGCCCAGGGGGTGCAGCAGCACGATCTCGTCCGCGACGGCGGTGAGCACGATCCCGACCACGAGCAGGTACGGGACGTACGTGTACGCCGTCTGCGCGATCATGCCGGGCGAGTCCGAGCCCGCGAAGAACGCCGTCGCACGCCGCTCGGAGCGGTCGAAGTACAGCAGCCACATGAGGACCGTCGACGCGAAGGCGGCGAGGAACGCGAGGAGCACCGTTCCCGTCAGCTCGAGCTCCCCGAACGCCGTCCCGGTGACGATGATCGACTCGCCCAGGCTGATGATGATGAACAGCCCCACGCGCTCGGCCATGTGCCCGCCGCGCACGACCCACGTCGCGGGGTCGGTCGGCCCCAGCACGGGGACCCTGAACAGCGCGCGCGGACCCGCGTAGTCGACGAGCACCGCCGCGACCCACAGGAGCATGCGCCACGAGCCGTCGGGGACGAGGGCGCCCGCGATCCACAGGACGCCCGAGGACACCTGCCACACCGTGATGCGCACGAAGTTCGTGCCGTTCTCCGGCCAGTGCCGGTGGAGCGCGAACGCCGTCCACGCCGAGCGCCCCACCTGGATCGCGACGAACGTCCCCGCGAACAGCAGCGCCTTGTCGCCGAACGCCTCGGGGATCGCGCTCGACATGAGCAGCCCCAGCAGCATGAGCACGATCAGCAGCGTCCGTACGGGCGTGCGTTCGGGATCGAGCCAGTTCGTGACCCACGTCGTGTCGATCCACAGGTACCAGACCGCGGCCCCCAGCACGAGAGTCTGGACCAGGGTCGTGCCGTCGGGGTGCGCGATGAGCGAGTGGGAGAGCTGGGTGACCGCGAAGACGAACACGAGGTCGAAGAAGAGCTCGACGTAGCCGACCTTGTCCGAGTCGTGGCCGTGGCCGTGGCGCAGGACGTCGGTACGCATGCCCCACGAGCCCGGCGGGCCGGTCGGGGCCGGGGGCGGCGGGGCGGCGCTCATGGTCGCGATCCTCGCACGCGGGACGTGCCTCGGCGCGGGCGAGGACGGGCGCGTGCGCGTCGGCGCGGGCGGGGTCTCAGCCCGCGGTGTACGGCTTGCTGGGCCAGTACGCCCACTCCGCGAAGTCCTCCACGCGGCCGTCGTCCGCGAAGCGCAGGATCCACAGGTCGCGGTACTCCTGCGGCGTCGCCCCGCCGTAGCGGACCTCGACCCGGACGACGGCCGCGAGCCCGTCGACCGCGACGGGCTCGGCCGTCATGGTGAAGGTCTCCCCGGCGTCGGCGAGCCAGAAGTCGCGGATCGCGTCGTGCCCGCGCAGCGGGTCGTCGTAGGGTGAGCGTGCGTACGCGGCGTCCTCGGTGAACAAGGTCGCGACGGCCCGCGGGTCCTCCGCGCGCCAGGCCGTCTCGTACGCGTCGACCCACGCCATGACACCGTCGCGGTCCATGTGATCCCTCCTGTCGGTCGGGCGGCCGGGCGCCTCCTGGCCGGGAGCGCCCGACCTGCCCGTCAGCGGACGTCCGTCCCTTCGAGGACCTTGCGGAGCGCGGCGGCGAACCCGTCGGGGTCACCGGGCATGCCGTACTCGTCCCCCAT
Proteins encoded:
- a CDS encoding metallophosphoesterase — its product is MSLTRRLAGCVAVVSIGLTTAVGTAAVATAGAPTAPAASAAPTALHQAAASTPFPLFVSELAPDNTGVDDFEYVELFNRSDAPVDLTAAGIGLAYTYADSDDRSRDVPLSIPAGTVVPAGQAVVLWLDYTSGNVDTSVRTEQDFRDHYAAAGATASDYRLVRVSGHAGMANGGDRGIRVLGPDGASPTWSFYPAGSVAAGRTAHFQVPATGAASAVLLEAKGVPSPGVVAPEALVPPVTPDPEPSPEPTDQPTEPTEPTPGPSETPTDPPTTEPAPGNGAHLQVTELLPDSSNVGTGDGYEFVELYNASSTPVDFDDYTLNYLYPLDDLTNSQVVEWPAVPGDVVVPAGGTLVLWVKNGQNDHLTGADFNAKFGTHLVAGTDLLEIHSGGMANASPRGLEITTRTGFALNRAYYNLGGAKDPVADQGIQYAADAADAMVQRKIGVSAATPGAVSAAQKPAAPVEVPADTAAPTVEDATPAQVDPADELAIEATVTDDVQVRSVRLLLRSDVDADYQRIDLAAGLAADGSGARTAFRHAIHPADLTGKRWYEYVLVASDGTHETRTAPRRIEITGVDTAPVRLSVAEGEFVTGTTPVAAAGDTYPSPLSLTIDGTRATPVAPALEDEPVFAFEAGGVNTFFRNGVLSGGEVLNIFDDGIYEGYETIATDVPLRMVRQGDELVVSVYAGTKAAPEIDPDENNDDFQIKNLRLVLPDGRTLRPAGYDDPTRVLQMGDSAGKLDFFDARFTLPDDAFTAVSHSWDTTAAADGEHTVAATDGTDSARATVLVDNTSPVITTDAVDGTDYRGEFTLDASATDAGSGLASLTATLDGQAVTLPYATSSLVLPDGEHTFALTARDAVGNRSERTVTFTTPVENPGSEAVSPAGGTTVEGDEVELRAKVTDPSGDRLDVSFREGYRLDDEDAAVVTSSGTTRVAADTALARPGPGVRVGDPARADGATTSSDAEFPYRTYQVTIPEDAGEDYATRLTWDGSANADAKVLLYVLNTATGDWDEVDRHVTAAGATGPEAFTLAATVPAKDHARDGVLTVLVQHSEGFAGEDLSTRQTPVTPNHPEDTPRSSYDFTLGWESDTQYYNDSYYDRQLDIHDYFLDQREATNLQYVFHTGDIVDNHTQPHQWANADAAYSMLDDAGLPYGVLAGNHDVGHKEIDYGPYSQLFGEARYAANPWYGGSYQDNRGHYDLVTAGGIDFLMLYMGWGPGDDEIAWMNEVLARYPEREAIINLHEYMLTTGGLGPVPQRIYDEVVATNPNVKMVFSGHYHDAFTRVDAFDDDGDGVTDRSVHQILFDYQGLPEGGQSFLRLLQFDNQGRTIHARTYSPYLDRYGSDDPSLAPEHQDFVIPYAALGIEPRTKTLTSDGFTAEVLMTRSIAEFDDVESGTELSATWQRPGAGEHGWYVVTADPYGGTDSSEVYLVNFAEVTPGGDGGSTGGTGGTGGAGPGGSTTDPGTGAGAGGGADTGLGSRLPATGTQAGLLVGLALLLVAGGSALVARNRRTARATASGAGDGGQ
- a CDS encoding PAS and ANTAR domain-containing protein, which translates into the protein MAQDTKDEKDQGLVAALLAGGRQPVARYTLDVPAGRWWWSDELFEMHGFAPHEVVPTTQLMLAHKHPDDVTRVAGVLADVTRTGDPFSCMYRIVDATGRTRILGVVGQGDVDPETGEVTQVAGYFMDLTDSQEAFAQAHATRAVSASAARRATIEQAKGALMVVYGLDDDEAFEVLRHHSSVTNEPVRELAARLLGSLAGDHDGASLTREDLDHFFETPRPPSPASQVG
- a CDS encoding low temperature requirement protein A, which encodes MSAAPPPPAPTGPPGSWGMRTDVLRHGHGHDSDKVGYVELFFDLVFVFAVTQLSHSLIAHPDGTTLVQTLVLGAAVWYLWIDTTWVTNWLDPERTPVRTLLIVLMLLGLLMSSAIPEAFGDKALLFAGTFVAIQVGRSAWTAFALHRHWPENGTNFVRITVWQVSSGVLWIAGALVPDGSWRMLLWVAAVLVDYAGPRALFRVPVLGPTDPATWVVRGGHMAERVGLFIIISLGESIIVTGTAFGELELTGTVLLAFLAAFASTVLMWLLYFDRSERRATAFFAGSDSPGMIAQTAYTYVPYLLVVGIVLTAVADEIVLLHPLGHEDAGHSDPWTAGLICGAGMVYLVGNTLFRRATGGSWSVPHVAGVLALGLLYLSYPVLSPLAINWVSNGVLLAVILGDVGLSRRASTDEGRSPTAGGGTLSAGDSPTAERP
- a CDS encoding YybH family protein; this translates as MDRDGVMAWVDAYETAWRAEDPRAVATLFTEDAAYARSPYDDPLRGHDAIRDFWLADAGETFTMTAEPVAVDGLAAVVRVEVRYGGATPQEYRDLWILRFADDGRVEDFAEWAYWPSKPYTAG